One Nitrospira sp. DNA window includes the following coding sequences:
- a CDS encoding Osmotically inducible protein OsmY: MHTRHVLTLCTALVFGGTLIAGSAHALGKADEKTPINDSWITAKTKIALFADSRVKGSEINVETSQGAMMIRGKVDSDAEKHAAEGIAKGIDGVKSVKNDLQVVAPSKREATDDKDDAITARVNEQMAKDSQLKKAGIHAQTNAGVVSLTGEVQDLMTSAEASWTAWQVPGVKSVKNDLTVKEKA, encoded by the coding sequence ATGCACACACGCCACGTACTGACCCTCTGCACAGCATTGGTTTTCGGTGGGACACTGATCGCCGGATCGGCTCATGCGCTCGGCAAGGCGGACGAGAAGACGCCGATCAACGACTCGTGGATCACGGCGAAGACCAAGATTGCACTGTTCGCCGATTCCCGGGTGAAGGGAAGCGAGATCAACGTCGAGACCAGCCAAGGGGCGATGATGATCCGGGGCAAGGTTGATTCCGACGCAGAAAAACATGCGGCGGAAGGGATTGCCAAAGGGATCGACGGCGTCAAGTCGGTGAAGAACGACTTGCAGGTGGTGGCCCCATCCAAGCGCGAGGCGACGGATGACAAGGATGATGCCATCACAGCCCGCGTCAACGAGCAGATGGCGAAGGACTCTCAGCTGAAGAAAGCCGGCATTCATGCGCAAACGAATGCAGGAGTCGTCTCGCTGACCGGCGAGGTTCAGGACCTCATGACCAGCGCCGAGGCCTCTTGGACCGCCTGGCAGGTCCCCGGCGTGAAGTCAGTGAAGAACGATCTCACGGTGAAAGAGAAGGCCTAA
- a CDS encoding Heat shock protein Hsp20, which yields MNTLVRWDPFKIQWNPSKERDDLESRLTAILGHRTSTGNGGKEALTVAEWSPLVDIVENEQEYLIKAELPEVKKEDVRLTVEDEVLTISGERKFEKEEKGRKHHRIERAYGSFVRSFSLPEDADGSKVTADYKDGVLHVHLPKSEKAKPKSIEIKVS from the coding sequence ATGAACACACTTGTACGATGGGATCCATTCAAAATTCAGTGGAATCCTTCAAAGGAACGGGACGATCTTGAGAGCCGATTAACCGCGATCTTGGGACATCGGACGTCCACAGGGAATGGAGGTAAGGAGGCCCTGACGGTCGCCGAGTGGTCGCCGCTGGTGGACATTGTGGAAAACGAGCAGGAATACCTCATCAAAGCCGAGTTGCCGGAAGTGAAAAAAGAAGACGTGCGGCTCACGGTGGAGGACGAGGTCCTGACGATCTCCGGCGAACGGAAGTTCGAGAAGGAAGAAAAAGGGAGAAAGCATCACCGGATCGAACGCGCCTACGGGAGCTTCGTCCGCAGCTTCTCACTCCCGGAGGATGCGGATGGGAGCAAGGTCACCGCCGACTATAAGGACGGGGTGCTCCATGTGCATCTCCCGAAATCCGAGAAAGCGAAACCCAAATCTATCGAGATCAAGGTTTCCTAA
- a CDS encoding ATP-dependent DNA ligase, translating into MELARLVRAVHQVRETPKKTEKVRLIAELLRRTRETHEREIKLAALYLAGSLPQGKIGVGWAVMQKAMAEGPPIGEPLTLSDVDQAFAAVSAAQGSGSTERRIAELARLFTRATPDERQFLARLLVGEIRQGALEGLVLEAIATAAERTVSDVRQAFMFSGDIGEVARAALEEGPGSLARFSLQLFKPVSPMLADSAEDVEEALSRLDEAALEYKLDGARIQVHKGGEAVRIFTRQLQDVTERLPEIVEWAQALPAREAVSDGEALALRPDGRPHPFQVTMRRLGRSKEVEALRQEIPLTPFMFDLLYLDGEPLVDRPYHERSAQLLATASSAAVPRLLTNEINEAQEFFQRALAAGHEGIMAKSLAAPYRAGQRGAHWLKVKEAVTLDLVVLAAEWGHGRRQGWLSNLHLGARDAGSGRFVMLGKTFKGLTDELLRRQTEKLLSLETHRDGYTVSVRPELVVEIAFSDVQESPRYPAGLALRFARVKRYRLDKSPEQADTIQTVTDLFKRQRA; encoded by the coding sequence ATGGAACTCGCGCGGTTGGTACGGGCCGTGCACCAAGTTCGGGAGACTCCCAAGAAAACGGAAAAGGTGCGTCTGATTGCCGAGCTGCTGCGGCGCACGCGGGAGACCCATGAGCGCGAGATCAAACTGGCGGCGCTGTATCTGGCGGGATCATTGCCGCAGGGAAAGATCGGTGTCGGATGGGCGGTCATGCAAAAGGCCATGGCCGAAGGTCCGCCGATCGGCGAGCCGCTGACGCTGTCGGATGTCGATCAGGCCTTTGCCGCAGTGTCGGCTGCCCAAGGTTCCGGTTCAACCGAACGCAGGATCGCCGAACTCGCCCGGCTCTTCACACGCGCGACTCCCGACGAGCGCCAATTTCTCGCGCGGCTGCTGGTAGGCGAGATTCGTCAGGGTGCGCTTGAAGGATTGGTGCTTGAGGCCATCGCGACGGCGGCGGAGCGGACTGTGTCCGATGTGAGGCAGGCCTTCATGTTCTCCGGCGATATCGGGGAGGTCGCCCGTGCGGCATTAGAAGAAGGGCCAGGCAGCTTGGCTCGCTTCTCGCTGCAACTCTTCAAGCCGGTCTCGCCCATGTTGGCCGACAGTGCCGAGGATGTCGAGGAGGCGCTGTCGCGACTGGATGAGGCCGCCCTGGAATACAAGCTCGACGGCGCGCGTATTCAAGTCCACAAGGGCGGTGAAGCTGTTCGCATCTTTACCCGGCAGTTGCAGGATGTCACAGAACGGCTGCCTGAAATAGTGGAATGGGCGCAAGCACTCCCGGCACGCGAAGCCGTGTCGGACGGCGAGGCGCTGGCTTTGAGGCCTGATGGCCGGCCCCACCCCTTTCAAGTGACCATGCGCCGGCTTGGCCGGAGCAAGGAGGTCGAGGCGTTGAGGCAGGAAATCCCGCTCACGCCGTTCATGTTCGATCTCCTCTATCTGGACGGGGAACCGTTGGTGGACCGCCCTTACCATGAGCGGAGCGCGCAGCTGTTGGCCACGGCTTCTTCTGCCGCCGTGCCGCGTCTGTTGACGAACGAGATCAACGAGGCGCAGGAGTTTTTTCAGCGAGCCCTGGCGGCAGGCCATGAAGGCATCATGGCAAAATCGTTGGCGGCACCCTATCGAGCAGGGCAACGAGGCGCCCACTGGCTGAAGGTGAAGGAAGCCGTCACCCTCGATCTGGTGGTTCTCGCCGCCGAATGGGGGCACGGCCGTCGCCAAGGTTGGTTGTCCAATCTTCATCTGGGCGCGCGCGATGCCGGGAGTGGCCGGTTCGTAATGCTCGGCAAGACCTTCAAGGGTCTGACCGACGAGCTGTTGCGCCGGCAGACCGAGAAACTCCTCTCGCTCGAAACGCACCGCGACGGCTACACCGTCTCTGTCCGCCCCGAACTCGTGGTCGAAATTGCGTTCAGTGACGTGCAGGAGTCACCTCGCTATCCAGCCGGCCTGGCCCTGCGGTTCGCCCGCGTCAAACGGTACCGCCTCGACAAGTCGCCAGAGCAGGCGGATACGATTCAGACTGTGACCGACCTGTTTAAGAGACAGCGAGCGTGA
- a CDS encoding TfoX domain protein — MEPDGFKDFVLDQLHGVRGVTCRAMFGGYGLYRRATFFGIIHKGRLYFKTNESTRPDYQARGMQPFHPNSKQTLTNYYEVPIEVVENAEDLTMWAEAATSSC, encoded by the coding sequence ATGGAGCCCGACGGCTTCAAAGACTTCGTGCTGGACCAATTGCATGGGGTGCGCGGTGTCACATGCCGCGCCATGTTCGGCGGATATGGTCTCTATCGACGAGCGACCTTCTTCGGCATCATCCACAAGGGCCGCCTCTACTTCAAAACCAACGAGTCCACGCGACCGGACTACCAGGCCCGCGGCATGCAGCCCTTCCACCCCAACAGCAAACAGACGCTCACCAATTACTACGAAGTGCCGATCGAGGTTGTGGAAAACGCGGAGGACCTCACCATGTGGGCGGAGGCTGCGACCAGTTCATGCTAG
- a CDS encoding putative membrane protein has protein sequence MWYRLGADFVLLIHLAFVLFVVAGGLLVLKWPRLAWLHLPAVVWGALVEFTGWICPLTPLENSLRALGGESAYGSDFSGRYLLPVLYPTGLTSDLQVVLGTGLLAANVALYSWLWRRRKVRVGSNRSARCWKKT, from the coding sequence ATGTGGTATCGACTCGGCGCCGATTTCGTGCTGCTCATCCATCTGGCCTTCGTGCTGTTCGTCGTGGCGGGCGGGCTGCTGGTCTTGAAATGGCCGCGTCTGGCGTGGCTGCACCTGCCGGCGGTGGTCTGGGGCGCGCTCGTCGAGTTCACCGGGTGGATCTGTCCGCTCACCCCGCTCGAAAATTCCTTGCGGGCCCTGGGTGGAGAGTCTGCCTACGGCTCCGACTTCAGTGGCCGTTACCTGCTGCCCGTTCTCTACCCAACCGGCCTCACCAGCGACCTGCAGGTGGTCCTTGGAACGGGACTGTTGGCGGCCAACGTAGCGCTGTACAGCTGGCTATGGCGGCGGAGGAAGGTGCGCGTGGGTTCTAACCGATCGGCTCGTTGTTGGAAGAAGACATGA
- a CDS encoding group 1 truncated hemoglobin → MDQSLYDRLGGKPAITAVVDDFVARVAADNRINGKFANANIPRLKSMLVDQICQASGGPCTYTGRDMKTTHAGMGVSSSEFDALVGDLVATLNKFKVPEREKNELLGALGPMKKDIVEKPMATLPGLSSNGTSQAFWSDQDARASLAF, encoded by the coding sequence ATGGACCAATCCCTCTACGATCGGCTGGGCGGCAAGCCGGCCATCACCGCAGTGGTCGACGATTTTGTCGCCAGGGTCGCGGCGGACAACCGGATCAACGGAAAATTCGCCAATGCGAACATCCCGCGCCTGAAATCCATGCTGGTCGATCAGATCTGTCAGGCGTCGGGCGGACCTTGCACCTACACCGGCCGGGACATGAAGACGACTCACGCCGGGATGGGTGTCTCCAGCAGCGAGTTCGACGCACTGGTCGGCGACCTCGTCGCGACCTTGAACAAATTTAAAGTTCCCGAGCGTGAGAAGAATGAACTCTTAGGCGCCCTCGGCCCGATGAAGAAGGACATCGTAGAGAAACCGATGGCGACTCTGCCCGGCCTCAGCAGCAATGGCACAAGCCAAGCGTTCTGGTCCGACCAGGACGCAAGGGCCTCCCTCGCCTTCTAG
- a CDS encoding Mobile element protein → MAKRVTHSRAAAWEVSDAFWQRVEPLIPARRRARAKPYVRKPGGGRKPKEARLVFEGIVYVLRTGCQWKALPTERFGSASAIHKRFLEWQNAGLFAALWQAGLAEYDDVEGIAWRWQSIDGAMMKAPLAQEAVGPNPTDRGKKWKQAPPAGGRSWRPAVDHRDRGKPA, encoded by the coding sequence ATGGCGAAACGTGTGACGCACAGCAGGGCGGCAGCATGGGAAGTGTCGGACGCGTTTTGGCAACGGGTCGAACCCTTGATCCCCGCGCGCCGGCGTGCGAGGGCCAAGCCCTACGTGCGCAAACCCGGGGGTGGGCGCAAACCCAAGGAGGCGCGCCTGGTGTTCGAGGGCATCGTCTACGTGTTGCGCACGGGCTGTCAGTGGAAGGCGTTGCCGACCGAGCGCTTTGGGAGCGCGAGCGCCATTCACAAGCGCTTTCTCGAGTGGCAGAACGCCGGCCTGTTCGCAGCCCTCTGGCAGGCCGGGCTGGCGGAGTATGACGACGTGGAAGGCATCGCGTGGCGCTGGCAGAGTATCGACGGGGCCATGATGAAAGCGCCGCTGGCTCAGGAAGCGGTCGGGCCGAACCCGACGGATCGGGGAAAAAAATGGAAGCAAGCGCCACCTGCTGGTGGACGATCGTGGCGTCCCGCTGTCGATCATCGTGACCGCGGCAAACCGGCATGA
- a CDS encoding methyltransferase domain-containing protein, which translates to MGETMPIDDITQKVSERYARAAAAGEQLCCPTGYDFDELRTFIPEEVLKISYGCGTPAGLETVRKGETVLDIGSGGGIDCFEAAQRVGPTGCVIGIDMTDRMLEIARRNAPLVAANLGYATSNIEFRKGMADAMPVEDASIDLIISNCVINLAPDKRTVFREMYRVLKPGGRFTISDIVADQVVPQYLVHDAAKWGDCLSGALQVQDYIGGMVDAGFRAVHQIKSGSWQSIDGIHFLSVTLTGYKLPPIADDAAPFYATLRGPFSAVTDELGQRYPRGIPQAVDALHAQLLQSEPLQSLFVVGPTPITIEATDPRWCAVLPEQKPCVWKGDYAILTGPIISGEDDDHHQYYRGVPLEICSKTLQVLTQNAYRPHFTIYNRASTGVEGAEVTCSPTGGCC; encoded by the coding sequence ATGGGGGAAACCATGCCGATCGACGATATTACGCAGAAAGTCAGCGAACGGTATGCCCGTGCAGCGGCGGCCGGGGAACAGCTATGCTGCCCGACCGGCTACGATTTTGATGAGCTTCGCACCTTCATACCGGAGGAAGTGCTCAAAATCTCGTACGGTTGCGGAACTCCGGCCGGCCTTGAGACGGTTCGAAAGGGCGAGACGGTCTTGGATATCGGCTCCGGTGGCGGGATCGATTGCTTTGAAGCAGCGCAGCGCGTGGGACCGACCGGTTGCGTGATCGGCATCGACATGACCGACAGGATGCTGGAGATCGCCCGCCGCAATGCTCCCCTCGTGGCTGCGAACTTGGGCTACGCGACCTCGAACATCGAATTCCGCAAAGGCATGGCCGACGCCATGCCGGTCGAGGATGCGAGCATCGATCTGATTATTTCCAATTGTGTGATCAACCTGGCGCCCGACAAACGAACGGTGTTCCGTGAGATGTACCGGGTGCTGAAACCTGGTGGACGCTTTACCATTTCCGACATTGTGGCCGACCAGGTCGTCCCGCAATATCTGGTCCATGATGCCGCCAAGTGGGGCGATTGTCTTTCCGGTGCGTTGCAGGTACAGGATTATATCGGCGGCATGGTGGATGCCGGTTTTCGTGCCGTGCATCAAATCAAGTCTGGTTCCTGGCAGTCGATCGACGGCATCCATTTTTTGTCGGTCACGCTCACCGGCTACAAACTGCCTCCCATCGCCGATGATGCAGCCCCCTTCTATGCGACCCTCCGGGGGCCGTTTTCAGCAGTCACGGATGAATTGGGCCAACGGTATCCACGAGGCATTCCCCAAGCTGTCGATGCCCTTCACGCGCAACTCCTGCAGAGTGAGCCGCTGCAATCGCTGTTCGTCGTCGGCCCTACTCCGATCACGATCGAGGCGACAGACCCACGCTGGTGCGCCGTGCTGCCGGAACAGAAACCCTGTGTGTGGAAGGGGGACTATGCGATCCTCACCGGCCCCATCATCAGCGGGGAAGATGACGATCACCACCAGTACTATCGCGGAGTCCCGCTCGAAATCTGTTCGAAAACCTTGCAGGTCCTGACGCAGAACGCCTATCGTCCCCACTTCACGATCTACAACCGGGCCTCAACCGGCGTGGAGGGTGCCGAAGTGACCTGCAGCCCAACCGGCGGGTGTTGTTAG
- a CDS encoding Radical SAM — MGLSLLARHDPLAAADEQLRLLAQTTACPPFETSLERAGLYPLAATGITVLQMNVGKLCNQTCRHCHVDAGPDRTEVMSKDTIDFCLQAFARTDIPTLDITGGAPELNPHFRWLVEQARALGRHVMDRCNLSVLLLPSQADLGEFLVRHRIEVIASLPSYRASQTDAQRGEGVFNKSMEALRLLNRLGYGKEGTGLTLNLVYNPVGAFLPPKQEAIEAQFRKELATHHGISFTHLYTITNMPISRFLEFLLESGNYEGYMERLANAFNPAAAAGVMCRYTLSVGWDGILYDCDFNQMLDLPLSYDAPRHIRDFDPARLHHRRIVTGNHCYGCTAGAGSSCGGVVTS; from the coding sequence ATGGGCCTGAGCCTCCTCGCTCGCCACGATCCCCTTGCAGCGGCCGATGAACAACTCCGGCTGCTTGCGCAGACGACGGCCTGTCCGCCCTTTGAAACTTCGCTGGAACGAGCCGGTCTCTATCCGCTCGCCGCAACTGGAATCACGGTCCTGCAAATGAACGTCGGCAAGCTCTGTAACCAAACCTGCCGGCATTGCCATGTGGATGCGGGGCCCGATCGCACCGAGGTGATGTCGAAGGACACGATCGATTTCTGCCTGCAGGCTTTCGCACGCACCGACATCCCCACGCTGGACATCACGGGCGGCGCCCCCGAACTGAACCCCCATTTTCGATGGCTCGTCGAGCAGGCCCGCGCGCTTGGCCGCCATGTGATGGACCGCTGCAATCTTTCCGTGCTCCTCTTACCGTCGCAAGCAGACCTGGGAGAGTTTCTCGTTCGCCATCGCATCGAAGTGATTGCCTCGCTGCCTTCCTACCGGGCATCGCAGACGGATGCTCAGCGTGGTGAGGGCGTGTTCAACAAATCGATGGAGGCCCTGCGGCTGTTGAATCGGCTGGGCTACGGCAAGGAAGGAACCGGCCTGACGCTGAATCTGGTCTATAACCCCGTCGGCGCTTTCCTCCCGCCGAAACAGGAAGCGATCGAAGCGCAGTTCCGGAAAGAGCTGGCGACACACCACGGCATCAGCTTCACGCACCTCTACACCATCACCAACATGCCCATCAGTCGCTTCTTGGAATTCCTCCTCGAGAGCGGCAACTACGAGGGCTATATGGAACGGCTCGCGAACGCCTTCAACCCGGCGGCTGCAGCGGGGGTCATGTGCCGCTACACGTTGTCGGTGGGATGGGACGGCATCCTCTACGATTGCGATTTCAATCAGATGTTGGACTTGCCCCTCTCGTATGACGCGCCCCGGCACATCCGAGACTTTGATCCGGCCCGCCTGCACCATCGCCGAATCGTCACCGGGAATCACTGTTACGGCTGCACGGCTGGGGCGGGATCGTCCTGTGGCGGTGTCGTGACGTCTTGA
- a CDS encoding putative low-affinity inorganic phosphate transporter yields the protein MELSALAFTLVLALAFANGTNDVSKAIATLVGSGVTDYRTAITWGTIWTIAGAGTSAFVASAMVNTFSHGLIQSNRVLHPAVALAVLIGTMAWVFIASRTGLPVSTTHALTGAIVGSGFVAFAGEGLIWPAIGQKIAFPLLLSPFLAFAVSLLIHPAVRLLAAKWEGACLCVIPASRALVSLDAHGSTRTLFQTERFGQPVMAVPSQCDRAGLQGFVVGLDTIHWLSSGFASFARGTNDAPKIVAILLLGSATAVWPSTSFQLAAFGGVSLAMGLGSYFGGLRVTEVLAEKVTKMDHAEGLSANLTTSFLVLVSGTLGLPVSTTHVSSSAIIGIGLLKGLHKVRWTTVRDMVLAWVVTLPAAAVLASIAYLILARIL from the coding sequence ATGGAACTTTCCGCCCTCGCCTTCACACTGGTGCTCGCCTTGGCATTCGCCAACGGGACGAACGATGTCTCGAAGGCCATCGCGACCCTGGTGGGCAGCGGTGTGACTGATTATCGGACGGCAATCACCTGGGGAACCATCTGGACCATCGCCGGTGCTGGAACATCCGCGTTTGTGGCGAGTGCGATGGTCAACACGTTTAGCCATGGCCTCATCCAGTCGAACAGGGTCCTCCACCCGGCCGTCGCCCTGGCCGTCCTGATTGGAACGATGGCCTGGGTCTTCATCGCATCCCGCACCGGCCTCCCCGTCTCGACGACCCATGCCCTCACCGGCGCCATCGTGGGTTCCGGATTCGTTGCGTTTGCAGGCGAGGGCTTGATCTGGCCTGCCATTGGACAGAAGATCGCCTTTCCCTTGTTGCTCAGCCCGTTTCTCGCCTTCGCTGTCTCACTCCTCATCCATCCCGCCGTGCGCCTGCTGGCTGCGAAGTGGGAAGGGGCCTGCCTGTGCGTGATACCCGCTTCGCGCGCGCTCGTCTCACTCGACGCGCACGGCAGCACAAGAACCCTCTTCCAGACTGAGCGCTTCGGACAGCCGGTCATGGCAGTGCCATCTCAATGTGATCGGGCCGGCCTCCAAGGATTCGTCGTGGGGCTCGATACGATTCACTGGCTCTCCAGCGGCTTCGCTTCTTTTGCCCGCGGCACGAACGACGCGCCGAAGATCGTGGCGATACTGTTGCTCGGCAGTGCGACCGCTGTATGGCCAAGCACCTCCTTCCAGCTCGCCGCCTTTGGGGGAGTTTCCCTGGCAATGGGGCTCGGCAGTTATTTCGGTGGACTCCGCGTCACGGAAGTGCTCGCTGAGAAAGTCACGAAGATGGATCATGCGGAAGGACTGTCTGCCAACCTGACCACCTCCTTCCTCGTGCTCGTCTCCGGAACGCTCGGGTTGCCTGTCTCGACCACGCATGTCAGCAGCTCTGCGATTATCGGCATCGGTCTGCTCAAGGGGCTTCACAAGGTCCGATGGACAACGGTTCGCGACATGGTCCTAGCCTGGGTCGTCACGCTTCCCGCAGCAGCAGTCCTCGCCTCTATCGCCTACTTGATTCTCGCCAGAATTCTCTAG
- a CDS encoding Arsenate reductase thioredoxin-coupled, LMWP family — translation MKSRLLFLCTGNSARSQMAEGWLRHLAGERFEVFSAGTHPVGLNPGAVEAMAEAGIDISQHHSKGVGELTHQSFDYVVTVCDRAKETCPLWPGPTRLIHWSFDDPAAVTDADGRRQTFRRVRDEIARRIEAFLRTTTA, via the coding sequence ATGAAGTCGCGCCTGTTGTTCCTCTGCACCGGCAACAGCGCGCGCAGTCAGATGGCGGAGGGCTGGTTACGACATCTGGCGGGCGAGCGGTTCGAAGTGTTCAGCGCTGGCACCCATCCGGTCGGTCTGAACCCAGGAGCGGTCGAAGCGATGGCTGAAGCCGGAATCGACATCTCGCAACATCATTCGAAGGGCGTGGGTGAATTGACGCACCAGTCGTTCGACTATGTCGTGACGGTGTGTGATCGCGCCAAGGAGACCTGTCCGCTGTGGCCTGGCCCCACGCGATTGATCCACTGGAGTTTCGATGACCCTGCGGCAGTGACCGATGCCGACGGACGCCGACAGACCTTCCGCCGCGTGCGCGACGAGATTGCGAGACGGATCGAAGCCTTCCTCCGTACGACTACCGCATGA
- a CDS encoding Arsenical-resistance protein ACR3 gives MELSLSVEAPQVTERRLSFFERYLTLWVALCMVAGVVIGQAVPGFVASLRGAEFGEGSHINLPIALLIWLMIVPMMMKVEFASIRDVWKRPTGLLITLLVNWVVKPFSMAFLAWVFFRYVFSVWITPAEADQYIAGSIILAAAPCTAMVFVWSYLTDGNPAYTLVQVAVNDLIMLVLFAPIVGLLVSGASSLAVPFDVLLYSVAIFIVIPLMIGGGLRLWLVRRHGRRWVEEVLLPRFAPVTIAALLLTLLFIFAFQAQNIMGRSIHVLLIAVPIVLQVYLNAGLAYGLMQRWRVSHAIAAPGALIGASNFFELAVATAIALFGPESGAALATVVGLGRSAGYVVGVQPVQQDQALV, from the coding sequence ATGGAACTCTCATTGTCTGTCGAGGCGCCACAGGTGACGGAGAGGCGACTCTCGTTCTTCGAGCGCTACCTCACGCTTTGGGTGGCATTATGCATGGTGGCGGGCGTGGTGATCGGCCAAGCGGTGCCAGGTTTCGTCGCAAGCCTGCGAGGGGCGGAGTTCGGGGAGGGCAGCCATATCAATCTGCCGATCGCCCTGCTGATCTGGCTCATGATCGTACCGATGATGATGAAGGTGGAGTTCGCATCGATTCGTGATGTCTGGAAGCGGCCGACCGGACTGCTGATCACGCTGCTCGTCAATTGGGTGGTCAAGCCGTTCTCCATGGCCTTCCTGGCCTGGGTGTTTTTTCGGTACGTCTTCTCTGTTTGGATCACGCCGGCAGAGGCCGATCAATATATTGCGGGGTCCATTATTCTGGCCGCAGCGCCTTGCACGGCTATGGTGTTCGTCTGGAGCTACTTGACGGACGGCAATCCTGCCTACACTCTTGTGCAGGTGGCGGTGAACGACCTCATCATGCTGGTGTTGTTTGCGCCGATCGTCGGGTTACTGGTGAGCGGCGCGTCGTCGCTGGCCGTGCCTTTCGATGTGCTTCTCTATTCGGTGGCGATCTTTATCGTGATTCCATTGATGATCGGTGGCGGTCTCCGGCTCTGGCTCGTGCGTCGCCACGGACGGCGATGGGTGGAAGAGGTGTTGTTGCCCCGCTTCGCTCCGGTCACGATCGCGGCCTTGCTCCTGACCTTGCTGTTCATCTTTGCCTTTCAGGCGCAGAACATCATGGGCAGGAGCATTCATGTTCTGCTGATCGCCGTGCCGATTGTCTTGCAGGTCTATCTGAATGCGGGGCTGGCCTATGGGCTGATGCAGCGGTGGCGCGTGTCCCATGCGATCGCCGCGCCGGGCGCGCTCATCGGCGCCAGTAACTTTTTCGAGCTGGCCGTCGCCACGGCCATCGCATTGTTCGGTCCGGAGTCCGGCGCGGCCTTGGCGACGGTTGTGGGTCTTGGTCGAAGTGCCGGTTATGTTGTCGGTGTGCAACCTGTGCAACAGGACCAGGCATTGGTTTGA
- a CDS encoding methyltransferase domain-containing protein: MDAEAIRTLVKEKYGEAAMRAKSGGSSCCGASPPLVNVDPITSNLYSNQEREGLPADAVAASLGCGNPTALAELHVGETVLDLGSGGGIDVLLSAQRVGPTGKAYGLDMTDEMLALARDNQRQAGVENVEFLKGEIEQIPLPDRSVDVIISNCVINLSGEKERVLAEAFRVLRPGGRLALSDIVARGTVPAEIRRHLELWAGCVAGALEETEYRDLLGRAGFVEIGIEPTRIYKADDMNAFLAGTELTSDRLVAQVDGKFMSAFIRARKPAIAV, translated from the coding sequence ATGGATGCAGAAGCTATTCGAACTCTGGTCAAGGAAAAGTACGGAGAAGCAGCCATGAGGGCCAAGAGCGGGGGCAGTTCCTGCTGCGGGGCGTCACCCCCGCTGGTGAACGTCGATCCGATCACGTCCAATCTCTATTCGAATCAGGAACGGGAGGGGCTGCCAGCCGATGCGGTCGCCGCTTCTCTAGGCTGTGGAAATCCGACCGCCTTGGCGGAACTCCATGTCGGGGAGACGGTGCTGGACCTGGGGTCCGGCGGAGGCATCGATGTGCTTCTCTCTGCACAACGCGTCGGTCCGACGGGCAAGGCCTACGGCTTGGACATGACGGACGAAATGCTGGCGTTGGCTAGGGACAATCAACGTCAAGCCGGCGTAGAGAACGTCGAGTTTCTGAAGGGCGAAATCGAACAGATCCCACTGCCCGATCGATCGGTGGACGTCATCATCTCGAACTGTGTCATCAACCTGTCCGGAGAGAAGGAGCGTGTGCTCGCGGAAGCCTTTCGTGTCTTGCGTCCTGGAGGTCGGCTGGCCTTGTCCGACATTGTGGCGAGGGGAACGGTTCCAGCGGAAATTCGCCGGCATCTCGAATTGTGGGCGGGCTGCGTCGCCGGTGCGCTCGAAGAGACGGAGTATCGTGATTTGCTTGGCCGGGCTGGGTTTGTCGAGATCGGGATCGAGCCCACTCGTATCTACAAGGCTGACGACATGAACGCCTTCCTGGCCGGCACCGAGTTGACCAGTGATCGATTGGTTGCACAGGTCGACGGCAAGTTCATGAGCGCGTTTATTCGAGCGAGAAAACCGGCGATCGCCGTCTGA
- a CDS encoding Arsenical resistance operon repressor produces the protein MKGSTVKHSARAAELFHALADQTRLEILDELKEGERCVCELTDQLQAGQSRLSFHLKVLKEAGLIQDRRDGRWMYYTVNAEVIAELDELVASFKQSRKVRRAAGCC, from the coding sequence ATGAAAGGAAGTACGGTAAAACATTCGGCGCGGGCTGCGGAGCTGTTCCATGCCCTTGCGGATCAGACCAGGCTGGAAATTCTCGATGAGCTGAAGGAGGGAGAGCGCTGCGTCTGCGAATTGACGGACCAGTTGCAAGCCGGGCAGTCGCGCCTCTCATTTCACCTCAAGGTGCTCAAGGAGGCGGGTTTGATTCAGGATCGACGGGACGGACGGTGGATGTACTATACGGTGAATGCCGAAGTCATCGCTGAGCTGGATGAACTGGTGGCGTCCTTCAAACAGAGCCGGAAGGTGCGCCGGGCAGCGGGCTGTTGTTGA